A genome region from Hymenobacter chitinivorans DSM 11115 includes the following:
- the ispF gene encoding 2-C-methyl-D-erythritol 2,4-cyclodiphosphate synthase, producing MKIRTGFGYDVHQLQEGLPFWLGGIQVPHTHGALGHSDADVLIHVICDALLGAANLRDIGFHFPDTDPQYKGIDSKRLLAEVMRLLRERGYSIGNIDSTICLEAPKVNPHIAQMQQVLAEVMQIPAEDISIKATTTEKLGFVGKREGVAAYASVLIMQP from the coding sequence ATGAAAATCCGCACTGGCTTCGGCTACGACGTGCACCAGCTCCAGGAAGGGCTGCCTTTCTGGCTCGGTGGCATTCAGGTGCCCCACACCCACGGCGCCCTGGGCCATTCCGACGCCGACGTGCTCATTCACGTTATCTGCGACGCGCTGCTGGGCGCGGCCAACCTGCGCGACATTGGCTTCCACTTCCCCGACACCGACCCGCAGTACAAGGGCATCGACAGCAAGCGGCTGCTGGCCGAGGTGATGCGCCTGCTGCGCGAGCGGGGCTACAGCATTGGCAACATCGACTCCACCATCTGCCTGGAGGCGCCCAAGGTGAATCCCCACATTGCCCAAATGCAGCAAGTGCTGGCCGAGGTGATGCAAATTCCCGCGGAAGACATTTCCATCAAGGCCACCACCACCGAAAAGCTCGGCTTCGTGGGCAAGCGCGAAGGCGTGGCCGCCTACGCCAGCGTCCTGATCATGCAACCCTAG
- a CDS encoding M28 family peptidase yields MKKTSLYTLLLAACCATSAVAQQAPEKVKVKTKRGKTESPAATTPAEIVPPAPKLPPQEADWAFVYGSSITQADLREHLTVLASDAYEGRETGEKGQKMAADYIANQFKSLGLTGPVQGSDNPYLQHFTMERSVWTGDATLKVGGQTYKWLTDFYAYGSSPFQTETSVQPVFAGYGIEQDGYSDYTGLDVKGKDVIVLLGEPMNGEGKPLLGKDGQGSKWGMDFRAKATKAAEKGARSVFFVDATPGGFAKSVARMTPYMSRPTVSFLDSKETARAAFFVSPAVAYKMLGTTAANLTKYQGSVSKAGKPVANAFKPVKITIKAPKKKSQFTTENVLGFLEGTDKKDEILVVSAHFDHIGIIGGQVHNGADDDGSGTVSVLELAQAFTKAKAEGHPSRRSILFLTVTGEEKGLLGSEYYTDHPIFPLERTIADLNIDMVGRTDKEHEGKGDYIYVIGSDKLSSELHRINEEANQKYTQIGLDYKYNDPEDPNRFYYRSDHYNFAKHKIPVAFFFNGVHDDYHGPGDEVEKIEFPKMEKRARLVFYTAWELANREQRIVVDSNKP; encoded by the coding sequence ATGAAGAAAACCTCCCTTTACACGTTGCTGCTGGCGGCGTGCTGCGCTACGAGTGCCGTGGCCCAGCAGGCGCCGGAGAAAGTGAAAGTCAAGACCAAGCGCGGCAAGACCGAAAGCCCGGCCGCTACCACGCCCGCCGAGATAGTGCCGCCGGCCCCCAAGCTGCCCCCGCAGGAAGCCGACTGGGCTTTCGTGTATGGCAGCAGCATCACCCAGGCCGACCTGCGCGAGCACCTCACCGTGCTGGCTTCGGATGCCTACGAGGGCCGCGAAACCGGCGAGAAAGGCCAGAAAATGGCCGCCGACTACATTGCCAACCAGTTTAAGAGCCTGGGCCTGACCGGGCCCGTGCAAGGCTCCGACAACCCCTACCTGCAGCACTTCACGATGGAGCGCTCCGTCTGGACCGGCGACGCGACGCTGAAAGTGGGCGGGCAAACCTACAAGTGGCTGACCGACTTTTACGCCTACGGCAGCTCCCCGTTCCAGACCGAAACGAGCGTGCAGCCCGTGTTTGCCGGCTACGGCATTGAGCAGGACGGCTACTCCGATTACACCGGCCTCGACGTGAAGGGCAAGGACGTCATTGTGCTGCTCGGGGAGCCCATGAACGGCGAGGGCAAGCCCCTGCTGGGCAAAGACGGGCAGGGCAGCAAGTGGGGCATGGACTTCCGGGCCAAGGCCACCAAAGCCGCCGAGAAAGGCGCCCGCAGCGTATTTTTCGTGGACGCCACGCCCGGCGGCTTCGCCAAGTCGGTGGCCCGCATGACGCCCTACATGAGCCGGCCCACGGTTAGCTTCCTCGACAGCAAGGAAACGGCCCGCGCGGCCTTCTTCGTCTCGCCGGCGGTGGCCTACAAGATGCTGGGCACCACGGCCGCCAACCTGACCAAGTATCAGGGCAGCGTGAGCAAAGCCGGCAAACCGGTGGCCAACGCCTTCAAGCCCGTTAAGATTACCATTAAAGCCCCCAAGAAGAAAAGCCAGTTTACGACCGAAAACGTGCTGGGCTTTCTGGAAGGCACCGACAAAAAGGACGAAATCCTGGTCGTGTCGGCCCACTTCGACCATATCGGCATCATTGGCGGGCAGGTGCACAACGGGGCCGACGACGACGGCTCGGGCACGGTATCGGTGCTGGAGTTGGCCCAGGCCTTCACCAAGGCCAAAGCCGAAGGCCACCCCTCGCGCCGCAGCATCCTGTTCTTGACCGTAACCGGGGAGGAAAAGGGCCTGCTGGGCTCGGAGTACTACACCGACCACCCCATTTTCCCGCTGGAGCGCACCATTGCCGACCTCAACATCGACATGGTGGGCCGCACCGACAAGGAGCACGAAGGCAAGGGCGACTATATCTACGTCATCGGCTCCGACAAGCTGTCCTCTGAGCTGCACCGCATCAACGAGGAAGCCAACCAGAAGTACACCCAGATTGGGCTCGACTACAAGTACAACGACCCCGAAGACCCGAACCGCTTCTACTACCGCTCCGACCACTATAACTTCGCCAAGCACAAGATTCCGGTGGCCTTTTTCTTCAACGGCGTGCACGACGACTACCACGGCCCGGGCGACGAAGTAGAGAAGATTGAGTTTCCGAAGATGGAAAAGCGGGCCCGCCTCGTGTTCTACACCGCCTGGGAGCTGGCCAACCGCGAGCAGCGCATCGTGGTCGACTCGAACAAGCCGTAG